AACCCCTATCTCTTCGAACTCGGCAGGGAGACGACCGTCTACGTCTACCAGAAGGTCGCGGAGGACGAACTGACGCTGTTCGGCTTCACCACCTCGGCCGCCAAGGACCTCTTCCTCAAGCTGATCACGGTGAACGGGATCGGCCCGAAGAGCGCGAACGGGATCCTCGCCACCGGCGACGTCGGCCAGATCGCCGCGGCGATCGCCTCCGGCAACGCCAAGTTCCTCCAGAAGTTCCCCGGGATCGGCCCGAAGGCCTCCCAGCAGATCATCCTCGACCTCCAGGGCAAGATCGACCTCGAGCCGGCACCGGTGATGACCGACGCGATGGCGGACGTCGACGCCGCCCTCCAGGCGCTCGGCTACAACGCCAAGGAGATCAAGAAGGTGCTGGCCAAGCTCGACGGCGGAAAACCCGCCAACGAGCTGATCAAGGACGCGCTCAAGCTCATGTTGAAATGAGGACGCCCGCTTGTGCGGGTTTTTTTTCATCGATGATTTCATCGATGGGATTGTATCTATGGCCATGGCGGCGTATAATGAATGGGAAAAGAACGTCATCATCCAATCGGAGGAAGACACCATGACGAAGAAAATCGCAATTTTCCTGTCGATCGCGCTCTTCGCATTCGCGGCGGTCGCTTGCGACGAAACCACGCTTGATTCGAAGTCGACGACCGCGACCACGACGGAATTCGCCGTCGACGTCC
This genomic interval from Candidatus Izemoplasmatales bacterium contains the following:
- the ruvA gene encoding Holliday junction branch migration protein RuvA encodes the protein MYSYLKGVVTEIKAGSVTVETHGVGYQFLTPNPYLFELGRETTVYVYQKVAEDELTLFGFTTSAAKDLFLKLITVNGIGPKSANGILATGDVGQIAAAIASGNAKFLQKFPGIGPKASQQIILDLQGKIDLEPAPVMTDAMADVDAALQALGYNAKEIKKVLAKLDGGKPANELIKDALKLMLK